A single window of Colletes latitarsis isolate SP2378_abdomen chromosome 11, iyColLati1, whole genome shotgun sequence DNA harbors:
- the LOC143348342 gene encoding uncharacterized protein LOC143348342, with protein sequence MHKLAKGLKKKKKQKKGKKGAEEEEFDPEELESYRRSRALAQTNVESSGEQASNAGSDEWKKFEALTAGVDSILKKTQGDLDRIKSTSFFQRKPPLDEKKEHEEESQEEPDKKTSSKKWVGFDEEGNPIEGEPPDFEGKSAKEKPLVSEDGFVEVPDDDDEQEVSGDEDIFDTTYVDVLQNIDVQLAYIPDSPTEEEAGDDPFDTTSADKVLKTVDSKGKKLVSLANAVEVLSGRIDYVSTCKISKSRKPRLQQDLLLDDFEESATLEENVTAEPVQAEKTLLDDDSDLPDIPVDLTKLPTVLPKPVTQETVAESKPPNEPLDISEFEVLKEKTILEEIPDLDDAEFDLTDAPDELPRLEEAEDPFGSKEPETVDFQSEIAEASFVAATFANEEDPFDTTFADNILPGKTELKFIEEELDKLPPHPVSDVTISLTDPAGLNRDYETGLLTEENDNGTVVGLQAKRDLLGGSTTDLSQLADQPIAPVEDITYVDPFDTSTVQEIPLGRTELKFLEKELLGDQNQPSSVLEDEDDDFDPRKDEQPEVTGPIPSSHPCRPPPPTFTVDFNDQQQTKEGPKSTDEQPEATEAKAIPSNHPSRPPPPTVAAQPTFTVDFNDQQTKDETAVNVDFARRSSRPEVLKLAPAKAVVFELPTPSKRPDLLATTEEEKALPSKPLTPYYTQKSIEEVLPNEEEEVEDVDPFDTSFVAKVAPGKTELKLIESELLKQQQFELPHSYSDHDFDPRGESEATRRQSDFTAASVRPSDLKIGELQSTVLQKFEEQQRSKEPLQRQESLLDAKIEVDAKPLTPKIEAKPSIEDREISYNDPFDTSIASNILPGKAELKVLESELEQIFGEVPVRPAPISLTAIIATAVPEIDDFDPRAGEQKESQDFLSIDDQDHAAKVLTPQQNESFALEGELDPFDTSFATLGPGKTELKLLESELMDKSIMDSKGGNPFLMDDYGAEPDDRLAGQATSNPFLQDFGDAETTAPGENPFLNYTADQSYQSQIPVDSTNPFASFGEDAPATDTPATNIFTSQGTDMFATTETAEPNANLFDADVPSQASQEIFGQAADLPIPVTSPPQPKNGKPAPSRPPPPRPQPPAPPKHTKDLILSVTGAMDATSNHLLDRLQATRTPSPTLMHSPSPTPEHSFADLLDVDSNVPDLMSDDAKMVDPPQNQDILDLFDAPNTDTTTVTIFSTSMAPGDTTSLVTDSTAQDNPFASIAEQETSAAQPEDGFQSDYPETASITSEKRPSVASTTGCLGSEAMDNVGLDFATEAPSVRESRPSITAADLFSASTADQQFPTATSSESAFFSVAETTTTTTAEPLFTASDVPSQPSGPFASDLLGDFGEPSADMPVPIASSPIPGAEFPLTEAYRPEEHLDNFAATAKTIENTSDAFDIFASKFDKAAEPDGNADPFMDAFGGGPTAMDTSSDVWGDSSATVSERTVTGFGEADGFDSFLSMTAPPQEAKVKRAESADSDDGPDFSVFIKPKEGDQSGVIEGGPVPVLAPPPKSPQNTAYADTSPRFNPFDKSGFVQDAVAPEDTAQPAELTRTDSQETPPTPLFDEDVSQPLEDFPRVTYTGDGWEMHLRQPIKKKITGQRFWKKVFVKLVYQGDNPVLVMYINRDDKDPLQELPLLPCYSVSDIGAQQFDQYGKIFTVKLQYIFYKGRPGIRPGQVTKAERLTNKLSQFAAYAIQGDYQGVKEFGSDLKKLGLPVEHAPQISQLFKLGSQNFEDMKLFSCAIEEALFRLHAQRDRALTYKMEEVQITVVDELYVEQSAEGHVEKQIARVRLFFLGFLSGMPDVELGINDMWRQGKEVVGRHDIIPVVTEEWIRLENIEFHSCVQQDEYEKSRIIKFKPPDACYIELMRFRVRPPKNRELPLQLKAVMCITGNKVELRADILVPGFASRKLGQVPCEDVMVRFPIPECWIYLFRVEKHFRYGSVKSAHRRTGKIKGIERFLGAVDTLEPQLMEVTSGQAKYEHQHRAIVWRMPRLPKEGQGAYTTHQLVCRMALTSYDQIPENLSEYCYVEFTMPVTQVSHTTARSVSLQNSDSDAPPEKYVRNLSRHEYRVGIEHTQGEGPGAYVAATIAKKIPESTPEVAAEASDAPAESDSDSSE encoded by the exons ATGCACAAGCTAGCCAAAGGcctgaagaagaagaaaaagcaGAAGAAGGGCAAGAAGGGGGCAGAGGAAGAAGAGTTCGATCCAGAGGAGCTCGAGAGTTATAGGCGATCGCGGGCATTGGCCCAGACGAACGTCGAGTCATCCGGCGAGCAGGCCAGCAACGCCGGTTCCGACGAGTGGAAGAAGTTCGAGGCGTTGACCGCCGGCGTAGACTCGATCCTCAAGAAGACCCAGGGTGACCTCGACCGCATCAAGTCGACCTCGTTCTTCCAACGGAAACCGCCGTTGGACGAGAAGAAGGAGCACGAAGAGGAGTCCCAGGAGGAGCCCGACAAGAAAACATCCTCCAAGAAGTGGGTGGGTTTCGACGAGGAGGGGAATCCAATCGAGGGGGAGCCACCAGACTTCGAAGGGAAATCGGCTAAGGAGAAACCGTTGGTCAGCGAGGACGGTTTCGTCGAGGTTCCGGACGACGACGATGAACAGGAGGTTTCCGGTGACGAGGACATCTTCGACACCACCTACGTTGACGTTCTTCAGAATATCGATGTTCAACTAGCCTACATTCCGGACAGCCCGACCGAGGAGGAGGCTGGGGACGATCCGTTCGATACTACCAGCGCGGACAAGGTTCTCAAGACAGTCGACAGCAAGGGGAAGAAGCTGGTCAGTTTAGCAAACGCGGTAGAGGTACTGTCCGGACGAATCGACTACGTCAGTACGTGTAAGATCTCGAAAAGCAGAAAACCAAGGCTCCAGCAGGACTTGTTGTTGGACGATTTCGAGGAGAGCGCTACCTTAGAGGAGAACGTGACCGCCGAGCCCGTTCAAGCAGAGAAGACCTTGTTGGACGATGACAGCGACCTCCCGGACATTCCTGTAGATTTAACCAAGCTTCCCACCGTATTGCCCAAACCGGTCACTCAGGAGACTGTCGCTGAGAGCAAACCACCGAACGAGCCGCTCGATATCTCCGAGTTCGAGGTTCTGAAGGAGAAGACCATCTTGGAAGAGATCCCTGACTTGGACGACGCAGAGTTCGACCTAACAGACGCGCCTGACGAGCTGCCGCGTCTCGAGGAGGCCGAGGATCCGTTCGGTAGCAAAGAACCGGAGACCGTAGACTTCCAGTCGGAGATAGCAGAGGCTAGCTTCGTCGCGGCCACATTCGCCAACGAGGAGGACCCTTTCGACACCACCTTCGCCGATAATATCCTTCCTGGCAAGACAGAGTTGAAGTTCATCGAGGAGGAGCTCGATAAGCTCCCGCCTCATCCTGTCTCGGACGTAACGATCTCGTTGACCGACCCGGCTGGTCTCAACAGGGACTACGAGACAGGTTTACTGACCGAGGAGAATGACAACGGTACCGTCGTGGGTCTGCAGGCGAAGAGAGACCTTCTAGGAGGATCGACCACCGACTTGAGCCAGTTGGCCGACCAGCCCATCGCGCCCGTAGAGGACATCACCTACGTGGATCCGTTCGACACATCGACCGTTCAGGAGATTCCACTCGGGAGAACAGAGTTGAAGTTCCTCGAGAAGGAACTGCTAGGTGATCAGAACCAACCATCGAGCGTTCTAGAGGACGAGGACGACGACTTCGATCCGAGAAAAGACGAGCAACCGGAAGTAACAGGGCCAATACCATCGAGCCACCCGTGTAGACCGCCGCCCCCGACATTCACCGTCGACTTTAACGACCAACAACAAACGAAAGAAGGGCCCAAGTCCACGGACGAGCAACCGGAAGCAACAGAGGCCAAGGCGATACCATCGAATCACCCGTCTAGACCCCCACCGCCGACCGTAGCGGCTCAGCCAACGTTCACCGTCGACTTTAACGACCAACAAACGAAAGACGAGACCGCCGTTAACGTCGATTTCGCACGGAGGTCCTCCAGGCCTGAAGTTCTCAAATTGGCACCCGCCAAGGCGGTCGTCTTCGAACTGCCAACACCGTCCAAAAGACCAGATCTCCTAGCCACCACCGAAGAGGAGAAGGCGTTGCCCTCGAAGCCGCTCACGCCGTATTACACCCAAAAGTCCATCGAGGAGGTTTTGCccaacgaggaagaggaagtAGAAGACGTCGATCCGTTTGACACGAGCTTCGTAGCCAAGGTAG CGCCGGGTAAGACAGAGTTGAAGTTGATCGAGTCGGAGCTTCTGAAGCAGCAGCAATTCGAGTTGCCGCATAGTTACAGCGACCACGATTTCGATCCCAGAGGCGAGAGCGAGGCAACCAGAAGGCAAAGCGATTTCACGGCCGCCTCTGTCAGGCCGAGCGACCTGAAGATCGGCGAACTACAGAGCACCGTGTTGCAAAAGTTCGAGGAACAGCAACGATCCAAGGAGCCGCTGCAGCGACAGGAGAGCCTGTTGGACGCGAAGATCGAGGTAGACGCGAAGCCGCTGACGCCGAAGATCGAGGCGAAACCATCCATCGAGGACCGTGAGATCTCGTACAACGACCCGTTCGACACGTCCATCGCTAGCAACATCCTTCCGGGCAAGGCGGAGCTGAAAGTGCTGGAAAGCGAGCTGGAACAGATCTTTGGCGAGGTACCCGTTCGTCCTGCGCCGATCAGCTTGACGGCGATCATCGCGACCGCGGTACCGGAGATCGACGACTTCGATCCGAGGGCGGGCGAACAGAAGGAATCGCAGGACTTCCTCTCCATCGACGACCAGGACCACGCCGCGAAGGTCCTCACGCCTCAGCAGAACGAGAGCTTCGCTTTAGAGGGAGAGCTGGATCCTTTCGACACCAGTTTCGCTACGCTAGGGCCGGGCAAGACCGAATTGAAGCTGCTCGAGTCCGAATTGATGGACAAAT CCATCATGGACTCGAAAGGGGGAAATCCGTTCCTGATGGACGACTACGGGGCCGAGCCGGACGACAGGCTCGCGGGCCAAGCCACCTCGAACCCGTTTCTGCAGGACTTCGGGGACGCGGAGACCACGGCCCCCGGGGAGAATCCGTTTCTAAATTACACCGCGGATCAATCGTACCAGTCGCAGATCCCCGTCGATTCGACGAATCCCTTCGCCTCGTTCGGCGAGGACGCGCCCGCCACCGATACACCAGCGACCAACATATTCACTAGCCAAGGCACGGACATGTTCGCGACCACCGAAACCGCCGAGCCGAACGCGAACTTGTTCGACGCGGACGTCCCGTCGCAGGCCTCCCAAGAGATCTTCGGTCAGGCTGCGGATCTTCCGATCCCGGTCACgtcacccccgcaaccgaaaaacgGGAAGCCCGCGCCGTCCAGGCCGCCCCCGCCTAGGCCCCAACCACCAGCACCTCCCAAACACACCAAGGATCTGATTTTATCCGTCACCGGCGCCATGGACGCCACCTCGAATCATCTGTTGGATCGGTTACAG GCAACCAGAACACCCAGTCCCACTCTGATGCACTCTCCATCCCCCACGCCGGAGCACAGTTTCGCGGACCTCCTGGATGTCGACTCGAACGTGCCAGACTTGATGTCGGACGACGCCAAAATGGTGGACCCGCCCCAGAATCAAGACATTCTCGATCTGTTCGACGCGCCCAACACGGACACCACCACCGTCACGATCTTCAGCACCTCGATGGCCCCAGGCGACACCACAAGTTTGGTCACCGACTCCACGGCTCAGGACAATCCGTTCGCGAGCATCGCCGAGCAAGAAACGTCCGCCGCTCAGCCAGAGGACGGGTTCCAGTCGGACTATCCGGAAACCGCGTCCATCACCAGCGAGAAGAGGCCTTCCGTCGCCTCGACGACCGGATGTCTGGGATCCGAGGCCATGGACAACGTCGGATTGGACTTCGCCACGGAGGCACCGAGCGTCCGGGAAAGTCGGCCTTCGATCACCGCCGCCGATCTTTTCTCCGCGAGCACCGCCGATCAGCAATTCCCCACCGCCACCTCCTCCGAGTCCGCGTTCTTTTCCGTCGCGGAGACAACCACCACGACCACCGCGGAGCCTCTGTTCACCGCCTCGGACGTCCCCTCTCAGCCCAGCGGGCCATTCGCCTCGGATTTGCTGGGCGATTTTGGCGAACCCAGCGCAGACATGCCCGTCCCGATAGCTTCCAGCCCGATACCCGGCGCCGAGTTCCCCCTCACCGAGGCGTACAGGCCCGAGGAGCACCTGGACAACTTCGCGGCCACCGCGAAAACAATCGAGAACACCAGCGACGCCTTCGACATCTTCGCCTCCAAGTTCGACAAGGCTGCTGAACCGGACGGCAACGCGGATCCGTTCATGGACGCTTTCGGAGGCGGGCCGACCGCCATGGACACGTCCAGCGACG TTTGGGGTGATTCGAGCGCCACCGTGTCGGAGAGAACGGTGACCGGTTTCGGGGAAGCCGATGGGTTCGACTCGTTCTTGAGCATGACCGCCCCACCGCAGGAAGCCAAGGTGAAAAGAGCCGAATCCGCGGACTCTGACGACGGTCCCGACTTCAGTGTATTCATCAA GCCGAAAGAGGGTGATCAAAGTGGGGTGATCGAAGGAGGGCCTGTGCCCGTATTGGCTCCACCGCCCAAAAGCCCGCAGAATACCGCGTACGCCGACACTTCGCCGCGATTCAATCCTTTCGATAAGTCGGGATTCGTCCAAGATGCCGTGGCCCCTGAAGACACCGCTCAGCCGGCGGAGCTCACGAGGACGGATTCTCAG GAAACTCCACCCACTCCCCTGTTCGACGAGGACGTTAGTCAACCGTTGGAAGACTTCccgagagtaacttacacgggcGATGGCTGGGAGATGCATCTGCGTCAACCGATCAAGAAAAAGATCACGGGCCAACGATTCTGGAAGAAGGTCTTCGTGAAGCTCGTCTACCAAGGCGACAACCCGGTCCTAGTAATGTACATCAACAGGGATGACAAGGATCCGTTGCAGGAGCTGCCTCTCCTGCCCTGTTATTCGGTATCTGACATCGGAGCTCAACAATTCGACCAGTACGGCAAGATATTTACGGTGAAGCTGCAGTACATCTTCTACAAGGGACGACCTGGCATTCGACCGGGTCAGGTGACCAAAGCGGAGAGGTTGACGAACAAGCTCAGCCAGTTCGCCGCGTATGCCATCCAGGGTGACTACCAAGGCGTGAAGGAGTTCGGCAGTGATCTGAAGAAGCTGGGTCTGCCGGTCGAACACGCCCCACAG ATCTCTCAGCTGTTCAAACTCGGCTCCCAGAACTTCGAAGACATGAAGCTGTTCTCCTGTGCCATCGAGGAGGCTCTGTTCAGGCTGCACGCTCAACGAGATCGAGCGCTCACTTACAAGATGGAGGAGGTGCAGATCACGGTGGTGGACGAGCTTTACGTCGAGCAAAGTGCCGAGGGTCACGTGGAAAAACAGATCGCCCGCGTTCGTCTGTTCTTCTTGGGTTTCCTTTCGG GTATGCCCGACGTTGAGCTGGGGATAAACGACATGTGGCGCCAAGGGAAGGAAGTGGTGGGCAGACACGACATAATTCCGGTCGTGACGGAGGAATGGATTCGGTTGGAGAACATCGAGTTCCACTCGTGCGTCCAGCAGGACGAGTACGAGAAGTCCAGGATCATAAA GTTCAAGCCACCCGATGCATGCTATATCGAACTTATGAGATTCCGAGTAAGGCCGCCTAAAAATAGGGAGCTTCCCCTACAGCTTAAAGCCGTAATGTGCATTACCGGTAACAAG GTAGAGCTGAGAGCAGACATTCTCGTGCCGGGATTCGCGTCTAGAAAGCTGGGCCAGGTGCCCTGCGAGGACGTGATGGTCCGCTTTCCGATTCCGGAGTGCTGGATCTATCTGTTTCGTGTGGAGAAGCACTTCAGGTACGGGTCCGTGAAGTCTGCTCACAGAAGAACCGGCAAAATCAAAGGTATCGAGAGATTTCTGGGCGCAGTCGACACGTTGGAGCCGCAGCTGATGGAAGTCACTTCGGGCCAAGCTAAATACGAACACCAGCATCGTGCGATCGTCTGGAGGATGCCCAGGTTACCGAAGGAAGGCCAAG GAGCATACACGACCCACCAACTGGTCTGCCGCATGGCTCTGACTTCGTACGATCAGATCCCCGAAAATCTCTCCGAGTACTGTTACGTGGAGTTCACGATGCCGGTGACCCAAGTGTCTCACACGACCGCGAGGAGCGTCAGTCTTCAAAACAGCGACAGCGACGCACCGCCGGAGAAATACGTCAGGAATCTGTCGCGACACGAGTACAG GGTTGGAATCGAACACACGCAGGGCGAAGGGCCAGGAGCGTACGTGGCGGCGACGATCGCGAAGAAGATCCCCGAATCGACGCCAGAGGTCGCGGCAGAAGCCTCGGACGCGCCAGCGGAATCCGACTCGGATTCATCCGAATAA